The following are encoded together in the Brassica napus cultivar Da-Ae chromosome A9, Da-Ae, whole genome shotgun sequence genome:
- the LOC125577690 gene encoding F-box/kelch-repeat protein At4g38940-like: MSELTEQFLALSVSSSPLIPPLPDDVTIDIVARVPINHYPTLSFVSKSFRKLIASPTLYKRRSFLGCKEQRVYAVLRKRNIRYDYNFYILHRKLNCRNRLVLVEPLPLMSYRGLYVPVGSKVYVFNSLGVLSIDCTSHTVQPISDIPQHMYAKMVTIVNGKKIYVIGTTFVDDIYMGGGVMWKKSKKAVTVFDTETQSWEPELEKEDICLGNYWSDSVVMDGKVYIKGSTNDPSFVFGPEEMKWELMDEMMNSKQWEGACVVDDVLYYHDVSENLLRAYDPKQRCWSVVNGLEDFLAAETAGSLLWSRTVNYGAKRLALFFTKGHDDSDTIFCAEIALERGQGGEIRGKLDSCDGVIQEVGPFHLVKFVSVTV; the protein is encoded by the coding sequence ATGTCTGAATTAACGGAGCAATTCTTGGCGCTGTCAGTGTCGTCGTCTCCTCTGATTCCGCCACTTCCAGACGACGTTACCATTGACATCGTAGCTCGTGTACCCATAAACCATTACCCGACTCTCTCCTTTGTTTCCAAGAGTTTCAGGAAACTCATTGCCTCTCCTACGCTCTACAAGAGGCGATCCTTCCTAGGCTGCAAAGAGCAACGTGTCTATGCCGTCCTCCGCAAGCGCAACATTCGTTATGATTACAACTTCTACATTCTCCACAGGAAACTCAACTGCAGAAACCGCTTGGTCCTCGTCGAACCACTTCCTCTCATGTCTTACCGTGGACTCTATGTCCCCGTGGGTTCCAAGGTGTACGTGTTTAACTCTCTCGGTGTGCTCAGCATTGACTGCACATCTCACACGGTTCAGCCCATCTCCGACATTCCTCAGCACATGTATGCTAAAATGGTTACCATCGTCAATGGGAAGAAGATTTATGTGATTGGTACTACCTTTGTTGATGATATCTATATGGGGGGTGGTGTGATGTGGAAAAAATCGAAGAAGGCGGTGACGGTGTTTGATACAGAAACACAATCGTGGGAGCCTGAGTTGGAAAAGGAAGACATATGTCTCGGTAACTATTGGTCTGATTCTGTGGTGATGGATGGTAAGGTTTACATCAAAGGTAGCACGAATGACCCTTCGTTTGTCTTTGGACCAGAGGAAATGAAATGGGAATTGATGGACGAGATGATGAATTCTAAGCAATGGGAGGGTGCGTGTGTGGTTGATGATGTCCTCTACTATCACGATGTGTCTGAGAATCTTTTGAGAGCGTATGATCCAAAGCAGAGGTGTTGGAGTGTTGTCAACGGGTTGGAAGACTTTTTGGCGGCTGAGACTGCTGGTTCATTGCTGTGGTCCAGGACGGTGAACTACGGTGCGAAGAGGCTGGCTCTATTCTTTACCAAAGGACATGACGACAGTGATACCATTTTCTGTGCAGAGATCGCTTTGGAAAGGGGCCAGGGAGGAGAGATTCGGGGTAAGTTGGATTCGTGTGATGGTGTCATTCAGGAAGTTGGGCCGTTTCACCTGGTGAAATTTGTGTCTGTTACCGTTTGA